In Solanum pennellii chromosome 3, SPENNV200, a single window of DNA contains:
- the LOC107014581 gene encoding uncharacterized protein LOC107014581 isoform X1 has product MVLGLKTRTRNSPSVQVEYLIHIKEIKPWPASQSLNTPRAVLIEWQYGDKLSGSTNQVVPSLGTGSGIGDGRIEFDESFRLPVTLLRETSFKSGDGDTYQKNCIEFHLYEPRRDKTVKGQHLGTATIDLADYGVIRESLSICPPINCKRTYRNSAQPLLFLKIQLVERCRMRPSLRDSLKREASMDRNGSLSRLLSEEYAEEAEFASYTDDDVSSHLSLPVSSSTNGSNYGSPPQGEERFTGVKSSPGQDEYENVIDDKRRLKNMEKKQGTNSPSRLQGSLSHTSTDLSFDLAWISKKIGGRSSTQYATSNVSNITGDTQNDCMLIKQDKHAQCVEQIVASDEISCRRSSEEGFFDAHPAEKACPVPHITDESRNFVNTVSNFSDNEIEENTSTPSLNGLCDDARDAVTQNGNSEDHRENSQQCSPHNGEQHQENEHEKEILENKGQCKKDESVSCYPEEATLVPILKETDAVSAYRDSSGAKRTTPQNEILKHVMSVRSSSESNRDGSVGSDQLLVQDTPKGAKGFSSNERKDQKVSPRDTTNILLESKIHKLEQRVKMLEEELRESAAIEVGLYSVVAEHGYSANKVHAPARRLSRFYLHAYKENSVLKRGNAAKSAISGIYLVAKACGNDVARLTFWLSNSVVLRATITKFHGQQQFPLSADSMPEKTVVKDKKKKFSPLKWESCSSNDVRNDVCESLGNWEDPVTFIRALEKIEAWIFSRIIESIWWQTLIPYMQSGAATAICNDMGPEINKFSSTASSSGAEEHGNFSLELWKKALRHACERICPIRAGGHECGCLHFLSKLIMEQCVARLDVAIFNAILRESSDEMPSDPISDPISDAEVLPIPAGKASFGAGAQLKIAIGNWSRWITELVGSGGANSVDDESRADNEDDGSEYDSSFESFNLLNALSDLMLLPKDMLLSRTIRKEVCPTFGPIIIRRVLNVFVPDEFCPDPIHEVVLEALNSEDPFDAEEDSVMSYPCTAAPVAYKPPSTASVDGLLGDVSHHSQLRRSKSSVLKKSYTSDDELDQLDLNFIISEGIATSPLVKSSRIAEGSGNGNAVRYQLLREVWMKSE; this is encoded by the exons ATGGTTTTGGGACTGAAAACTAGGACTAGGAATAGCCCGTCAGTTCAAGTCGAATATCTAATCCATATTAAGGAGATTAAACCTTGGCCAGCCTCACAGTCACTGAATACGCCTCGTGCTGTTCTAATCGAATGGCAATATGGTGATAAGCTCTCTGGATCTACTAATCAAGTTGTGCCATCGTTGGGAACTGGTTCTGGTATTGGTGACGGAAGAATTGAATTCGATGAGTCTTTTAGACTTCCTGTGACACTGTTAAGGGAAACTTCCTTTAAAAGTGGAGATGGTGACACTTACCAAAAGAATTGCATTGAATTCCACTTATATGAACCCCGGCGTGATAAGACTGTGAAAGGTCAGCATTTAGGAACTGCTACAATTGACTTGGCAGACTATGGTGTTATTAGAGAAAGTTTGAGCATATGTCCCCCCATTAACTGCAAGCGAACTTACAGGAACTCAGCACAGCCCCTTCTTTTCCTGAAAATTCAGCTAGTTGAGAGGTGTCGTATGAGGCCATCCTTGAGGGACAGCTTGAAAAGAGAAGCATCGATGGACCGAAATGGATCTCTTTCTAGATTACTGAGTGAAGAATATGCAGAGGAAGCTGAGTTTGCTTCATATACTGATGATGATGTTTCTTCTCACTTATCATTGCCTGTTTCTTCTTCAACCAACGGCTCCAACTATGGCTCACCACCTCAAGGAGAG GAAAGATTTACGGGAGTAAAAAGTAGCCCGGGACAAGACGAATATGAAAATGTAATAGATGACAAGAGAAGgcttaaaaatatggaaaaaaagcAAGGGACAAATTCTCCTTCAAGATTGCAAGGAAGTTTGTCTCACACCTCAACTGATTTGTCTTTTGATCTGGCGTGGATCTCAAAGAAAATTGGTGGTCGTAGTAGCACTCAGTATGCAACATCTAATGTGAGTAATATAACCGGAGATACGCAGAATGACTGCATGTTGATCAAACAGGACAAACATGCACAATGTGTAGAACAAATAGTGGCCAGTGATGAAATATCCTGTCGGCGGAGCTCTGAGGAGGGCTTTTTCGATGCTCATCCAGCTGAAAAAGCCTGTCCAGTTCCGCACATCACAGATGAGAGTCGTAACTTTGTGAACACGGTTAGTAATTTCTCCGACAATGAAATTGAAGAGAACACTTCAACTCCATCTCTAAATGGGCTGTGTGATGATGCAAGAGATGCAGTTACTCAAAATGGAAACAGTGAGGATCATCGGGAAAATAGTCAACAATGTAGTCCTCATAATGGAGAGCAACACCAGGAGAATGAGCATGAAAAAGAAATCTTGGAAAATAAAGGGCAATGCAAAAAAGATGAGTCGGTCAGTTGCTACCCCGAAGAGGCTACTCTAGTACCTATCCTGAAGGAAACTGATGCAGTTTCTGCTTACCGGGACAGTTCTGGAGCAAAGAGGACTACTCCCCAAAACGAGATATTAAAGCATGTGATGTCAGTCAGGTCATCATCAGAATCAAATAGGGATGGATCTGTCGGGAGTGATCAGCTTCTAGTGCAAGATACTCCAAAAGGTGCTAAAGGTTTTTCAAGCAATGAAAGAAAAGATCAAAAAGTGAGTCCTAGGGATACCACAAACATTCTTTTGGAAAGCAAAATCCATAAGCTGgagcaaagagtaaagatgCTTGAAGAAGAACTGAGAGAGTCTGCTGCTATTGAAGTTGGCCTTTATTCCGTTGTTGCAGAGCATGGATATTCCGCGAATAAGGTCCATGCTCCGGCTAGACGCCTGTCTAGGTTCTATCTACATGCCTATAAAGAAAATTCTGTATTGAAAAGGGGAAATGCTGCTAAGAGTGCTATATCTGGAATATATTTGGTTGCAAAGGCATGTGGAAATGATGTTGCTAG GTTAACTTTCTGGCTATCAAATTCAGTGGTGCTGAGAGCAACTATAACCAAATTCCATGGGCAGCAACAGTTTCCTCTTTCTGCTGATAGTATGCCTGAAAAAACTGTTGTCaaggacaagaagaagaaattttcaCCACTTAAGTGGGAGTCTTGCTCCAGCAATGATGTCAGAAATGACGTTTGTGAGAGCTTAGGCAATTGGGAGGACCCTGTTACATTTATAAGAGCACTTGAGAAAATTGAAGCTTGGATATTCTCCCGCATCATTGAATCTATTTGGTGGCAG acgCTCATTCCATATATGCAGTCTGGTGCTGCAACAGCAATCTGTAATGACATGGGTCCAGAGATAAACAAATTTAGCAGTACGGCGTCTAGTTCAGGTGCTGAAGAGCATGGAAACTTTTCGTTGGAGCTTTGGAAGAAAGCCTTGAGACATGCCTGTGAAAGGATTTGCCCTATTCGAGCCGGAGGACATGAATGTGGTTGTTTGCATTTTCTCTCTAAATTG ATAATGGAACAATGTGTGGCTAGATTGGACGTAGCTATATTCAATGCTATCCTTCGAGAGTCTTCTGATGAGATGCCTTCGGATCCTATATCAGACCCCATTAGTGATGCAGAGGTGCTTCCCATTCCAGCTGGAAAAGCTAGCTTTGGGGCAGGTGCACAACTGAAAATTGCG ATAGGGAATTGGTCCAGATGGATCACTGAACTTGTTGGCAGCGGTGGTGCCAACTCAGTAGACGATGAAAGTAGAGCAGATAATGAAGATGATGGGAGTGAATACGATTCCTCTTTCGAGTCTTTCAATCTCCTTAACGCACTGAGTGATCTTATGCTGCTTCCAAAGGATATGTTGTTAAGTAGGACAATAAGGAAAGAG GTCTGTCCCACATTTGGTCCGATCATAATCAGAAGGGTTCTTAATGTTTTTGTCCCGGATGAGTTTTGCCCTGATCCAATACATGAAGTTGTACTTGAAGCTCTTAACTCCGAG GATCCTTTTGATGCCGAAGAAGATTCTGTCATGAGCTACCCATGCACAGCAGCTCCTGTAGCTTATAAGCCACCTTCAACAGCTTCAGTTGATGGTCTATTAGGTGATGTTAGTCACCATTCTCAGCTGAGACGAAGCAAATCTTCAGTGCTCAAGAAGTCATACACAAGCGATGATGAACTGGACCAACTAGATTTGAACTTTATCATTTCTGAGGGCATTGCAACTTCACCTCTTGTAAAATCCAGTAGGATAGCAGAAGGTAGCGGAAATGGAAATGCTGTTAGGTATCAACTCCTTCGCGAAGTTTGGATGAAGAgtgaataa
- the LOC107014582 gene encoding probable adenylate kinase 7, mitochondrial, which translates to MALLSRIRAAAKPLIRTESLRSYGSAAAQLVDYDYDDYEYEEFQNRSCVMEESEGSVPRRGVQWVIMGDPMAQRHVYAQWLSKLLGVPHISMGSLVRQELHPRSSLYKQIADAVNQGKLVPEEVIFGLLSKRLEEGYCSGESGFILDGIPRSKIQAEILDKTVDIDLVLNLKRAEDLVSKKDKSTGLYPPLEFLRMGASGISTSRQPEGGHFRPSSIMDDVSRKNLHVHAEQVNPLEEYYRKQRKLLDFQVAGGPGETWQGLLAALHLQHRNAVGSTQLTAGC; encoded by the exons ATGGCATTGCTCAGCCGTATCAGAGCGGCGGCGAAGCCACTTATTCGGACTGAATCTCTACGGTCTTACGGATCAGCTGCAGCTCAGCTAGTAGACTACGATTACGACGATTACGAATATGAAGAGTTTCAGAACCGGAGCTGCGTAATGGAGGAATCTGAGGGATCGGTTCCTCGAAGGGGAGTGCAGTGGGTGATTATGGGTGATCCTATGGCACAGAGACACGTGTATGCCCAGTGGCTCTCGAAGCTTCTAGGTGTCCCTCATATTTCCATGGGTTCACTCGTTCGCCAAGAGCTCCACCCTCGTTCTTCTCTCTACAAGCAG ATAGCAGATGCTGTCAACCAGGGAAAACTTGTCCCGGAAGAGGTTATATTTGGTTTATTGTCAAAGAGGCTAGAAGAAGGATATTGCAGTGGTGAAAGTGGATTCATCTTGGATGGGATTCCTCGATCAAAGATTCAAGCT GAGATCCTGGACAAAACTGTGGACATAGATTTAGTTCTGAATCTTAAACGCGCAGAGGATTTGGTGTCAAAGAAAGATAAAAGCACTGGGCTTTATCCACCACTGGAATTCCTCCGCATGGGGGCTTCTGGAATTAGTACCAGTCGGCAGCCAGAGGGTGGTCATTTTAGGCCTTCAAGTATCATGGATGATGTCTCGAGGAAGAACCTGCATGTGCATGCAGAGCAG GTCAACCCGCTAGAAGAATACTACAGGAAACAGAGAAAGCTCCTAGATTTTCAAGTGGCTGGAGGACCTGGAGAAACATGGCAAGGCCTTTTGGCTGCTTTGCATCTTCAGCACAGGAATGCAGTTGGTTCTACACAGTTGACCGCAGGATGCTGA
- the LOC107014581 gene encoding uncharacterized protein LOC107014581 isoform X2: protein MRPSLRDSLKREASMDRNGSLSRLLSEEYAEEAEFASYTDDDVSSHLSLPVSSSTNGSNYGSPPQGEERFTGVKSSPGQDEYENVIDDKRRLKNMEKKQGTNSPSRLQGSLSHTSTDLSFDLAWISKKIGGRSSTQYATSNVSNITGDTQNDCMLIKQDKHAQCVEQIVASDEISCRRSSEEGFFDAHPAEKACPVPHITDESRNFVNTVSNFSDNEIEENTSTPSLNGLCDDARDAVTQNGNSEDHRENSQQCSPHNGEQHQENEHEKEILENKGQCKKDESVSCYPEEATLVPILKETDAVSAYRDSSGAKRTTPQNEILKHVMSVRSSSESNRDGSVGSDQLLVQDTPKGAKGFSSNERKDQKVSPRDTTNILLESKIHKLEQRVKMLEEELRESAAIEVGLYSVVAEHGYSANKVHAPARRLSRFYLHAYKENSVLKRGNAAKSAISGIYLVAKACGNDVARLTFWLSNSVVLRATITKFHGQQQFPLSADSMPEKTVVKDKKKKFSPLKWESCSSNDVRNDVCESLGNWEDPVTFIRALEKIEAWIFSRIIESIWWQTLIPYMQSGAATAICNDMGPEINKFSSTASSSGAEEHGNFSLELWKKALRHACERICPIRAGGHECGCLHFLSKLIMEQCVARLDVAIFNAILRESSDEMPSDPISDPISDAEVLPIPAGKASFGAGAQLKIAIGNWSRWITELVGSGGANSVDDESRADNEDDGSEYDSSFESFNLLNALSDLMLLPKDMLLSRTIRKEVCPTFGPIIIRRVLNVFVPDEFCPDPIHEVVLEALNSEDPFDAEEDSVMSYPCTAAPVAYKPPSTASVDGLLGDVSHHSQLRRSKSSVLKKSYTSDDELDQLDLNFIISEGIATSPLVKSSRIAEGSGNGNAVRYQLLREVWMKSE, encoded by the exons ATGAGGCCATCCTTGAGGGACAGCTTGAAAAGAGAAGCATCGATGGACCGAAATGGATCTCTTTCTAGATTACTGAGTGAAGAATATGCAGAGGAAGCTGAGTTTGCTTCATATACTGATGATGATGTTTCTTCTCACTTATCATTGCCTGTTTCTTCTTCAACCAACGGCTCCAACTATGGCTCACCACCTCAAGGAGAG GAAAGATTTACGGGAGTAAAAAGTAGCCCGGGACAAGACGAATATGAAAATGTAATAGATGACAAGAGAAGgcttaaaaatatggaaaaaaagcAAGGGACAAATTCTCCTTCAAGATTGCAAGGAAGTTTGTCTCACACCTCAACTGATTTGTCTTTTGATCTGGCGTGGATCTCAAAGAAAATTGGTGGTCGTAGTAGCACTCAGTATGCAACATCTAATGTGAGTAATATAACCGGAGATACGCAGAATGACTGCATGTTGATCAAACAGGACAAACATGCACAATGTGTAGAACAAATAGTGGCCAGTGATGAAATATCCTGTCGGCGGAGCTCTGAGGAGGGCTTTTTCGATGCTCATCCAGCTGAAAAAGCCTGTCCAGTTCCGCACATCACAGATGAGAGTCGTAACTTTGTGAACACGGTTAGTAATTTCTCCGACAATGAAATTGAAGAGAACACTTCAACTCCATCTCTAAATGGGCTGTGTGATGATGCAAGAGATGCAGTTACTCAAAATGGAAACAGTGAGGATCATCGGGAAAATAGTCAACAATGTAGTCCTCATAATGGAGAGCAACACCAGGAGAATGAGCATGAAAAAGAAATCTTGGAAAATAAAGGGCAATGCAAAAAAGATGAGTCGGTCAGTTGCTACCCCGAAGAGGCTACTCTAGTACCTATCCTGAAGGAAACTGATGCAGTTTCTGCTTACCGGGACAGTTCTGGAGCAAAGAGGACTACTCCCCAAAACGAGATATTAAAGCATGTGATGTCAGTCAGGTCATCATCAGAATCAAATAGGGATGGATCTGTCGGGAGTGATCAGCTTCTAGTGCAAGATACTCCAAAAGGTGCTAAAGGTTTTTCAAGCAATGAAAGAAAAGATCAAAAAGTGAGTCCTAGGGATACCACAAACATTCTTTTGGAAAGCAAAATCCATAAGCTGgagcaaagagtaaagatgCTTGAAGAAGAACTGAGAGAGTCTGCTGCTATTGAAGTTGGCCTTTATTCCGTTGTTGCAGAGCATGGATATTCCGCGAATAAGGTCCATGCTCCGGCTAGACGCCTGTCTAGGTTCTATCTACATGCCTATAAAGAAAATTCTGTATTGAAAAGGGGAAATGCTGCTAAGAGTGCTATATCTGGAATATATTTGGTTGCAAAGGCATGTGGAAATGATGTTGCTAG GTTAACTTTCTGGCTATCAAATTCAGTGGTGCTGAGAGCAACTATAACCAAATTCCATGGGCAGCAACAGTTTCCTCTTTCTGCTGATAGTATGCCTGAAAAAACTGTTGTCaaggacaagaagaagaaattttcaCCACTTAAGTGGGAGTCTTGCTCCAGCAATGATGTCAGAAATGACGTTTGTGAGAGCTTAGGCAATTGGGAGGACCCTGTTACATTTATAAGAGCACTTGAGAAAATTGAAGCTTGGATATTCTCCCGCATCATTGAATCTATTTGGTGGCAG acgCTCATTCCATATATGCAGTCTGGTGCTGCAACAGCAATCTGTAATGACATGGGTCCAGAGATAAACAAATTTAGCAGTACGGCGTCTAGTTCAGGTGCTGAAGAGCATGGAAACTTTTCGTTGGAGCTTTGGAAGAAAGCCTTGAGACATGCCTGTGAAAGGATTTGCCCTATTCGAGCCGGAGGACATGAATGTGGTTGTTTGCATTTTCTCTCTAAATTG ATAATGGAACAATGTGTGGCTAGATTGGACGTAGCTATATTCAATGCTATCCTTCGAGAGTCTTCTGATGAGATGCCTTCGGATCCTATATCAGACCCCATTAGTGATGCAGAGGTGCTTCCCATTCCAGCTGGAAAAGCTAGCTTTGGGGCAGGTGCACAACTGAAAATTGCG ATAGGGAATTGGTCCAGATGGATCACTGAACTTGTTGGCAGCGGTGGTGCCAACTCAGTAGACGATGAAAGTAGAGCAGATAATGAAGATGATGGGAGTGAATACGATTCCTCTTTCGAGTCTTTCAATCTCCTTAACGCACTGAGTGATCTTATGCTGCTTCCAAAGGATATGTTGTTAAGTAGGACAATAAGGAAAGAG GTCTGTCCCACATTTGGTCCGATCATAATCAGAAGGGTTCTTAATGTTTTTGTCCCGGATGAGTTTTGCCCTGATCCAATACATGAAGTTGTACTTGAAGCTCTTAACTCCGAG GATCCTTTTGATGCCGAAGAAGATTCTGTCATGAGCTACCCATGCACAGCAGCTCCTGTAGCTTATAAGCCACCTTCAACAGCTTCAGTTGATGGTCTATTAGGTGATGTTAGTCACCATTCTCAGCTGAGACGAAGCAAATCTTCAGTGCTCAAGAAGTCATACACAAGCGATGATGAACTGGACCAACTAGATTTGAACTTTATCATTTCTGAGGGCATTGCAACTTCACCTCTTGTAAAATCCAGTAGGATAGCAGAAGGTAGCGGAAATGGAAATGCTGTTAGGTATCAACTCCTTCGCGAAGTTTGGATGAAGAgtgaataa